The genomic stretch CAATTCAAAAACACGTTCAACAAAGCTGGTAAATTACAAGGTAAACATGGTGAGAACTTCATGATCTTACTAGAACAACGCCTTGATAACATCGTTTACCGTCTTGGTCTTGCTCGCACTCGTCGTGCAGCTCGTCAACTCGTAAACCATGGCCACATCACTGTAGATGGCAAACGCGTAGATATCCCTTCTTACCAAGTATCTGTTGGTCAAGTGATCTCTGTTCGTGAAAAATCTGCTAAAAACTCTGCAATCGCTGAAAGCTTAGAAGTTTCAAGCTTCGTGCCTGAATACGTAACTTTCGATGCAGAAAAACTAACTGGTTCTCTTAACCGTCTACCAGAACGTTCTGAACTTGCTGCTGAAATCAACGAAGCATTTATCGTAGAATTCTACAGCCGTTAATTAGAACTAAAAGCCTTACAATGCATGACTTCGGTTGTGTTTGTAAGGTTTTTTTATGCACAAAAAAGCACTCGTCTTTAAAAACGAGTGCTTTCCCTATTATTTATAAGAAACTAAGAAGTATTTTTTCTTCCCGCGTCTCACAATTGTAAATTTATTTTCAATCCGGTCACTTGCATCCATGATTTTTTCTAAATCTTGCTGACGTTCCCCATTAATGTAAATAGCTCCATTTGCAACATCTTCACGCGCTTGACGTTTGGAAGGTTCGATACCAAGTGTTACTAACCAATCTACCAAGTTTGCTTCCGTATCTTCTGCAACAAATGTCGGAACGTCTTTGAAGCCTTGTTCAATTTCATCCGCAGTCAGCGCTTTTACATCACCACTAAATAGTGCTTTTGAAATTTTAAGTGCTTGTTCCAACGCTTCTTCACTATGCACAAATTTGGTCATTTCTGCCGCTAACGTTTTTTGTGCAGCTCGTAAATGCGGTTCTGTTTCTACTTGTTTTGCTAACTCATCAATTTCTGCTTCTGTTAGGAATGTAAAGTACTTCAGGTATTTCACAACATCACGATCATCTGTGTTAATCCAGAATTGATAAAACTCATATGGCGTTGTTTTTTCTGGATTTAACCAAATTGCCCCGCCTTCTGATTTCCCAAATTTCGTTCCATCAGCTTTTGTTAAAAGAGGAATTGTTAAACCGAAAGCTTTGGCATTTTCGCCTTGTTTTTTACGAATCAAATCAAGTCCAGCAGTAATATTCCCCCACTGGTCACTACCACCAATTTGCAAACGGCAATCATTAAATTCATATAAGTGATTAAAGTCCATCGCTTGTAAAATTTGGTAAGCGAACTCCGTGAATGAAATCCCTACTTCTAAACGACTAGCAACGATATCTTTTGAAAGCATCGTGTTCACGTTGAATTCTTTTCCATAGTCACGCAAGAAATCAAGGATACTCACATCTTTTGTCCAATCATAGTTGTTCACCATGCTCGCCGCAGAATTACCTTCAAAATCAAAAATCTTTCCAAGTTGCACGCGCAAACTTTCCACATTTTTACTAATTTGTTCCATTGATTGTAACTTACGCTCTTCCTTTTTACCACTCGGATCGCCAATAGTTCCTGTCGCTCCACCAACTAAAATAATCGGACGGTGCCCAGCGTTTTGGAAACGGCGTAAAATCATGAATGGAATTAAATGACCAATATGCATCGAGTCTCCAGATGGATCAATCCCGCAGTACAAAGAAATCTGTTTTTCTTCTACCCATTTGCGTAATCCTTCTTCATCTGTTTGCTGGTAAATAGCTCCGCGCCACTCTAATTCATCAATAATATTCATTTTCATCATTCTCCTTTTATTTTTGGACATAAAAAACGCCCCTCCGCTAAACAGTTTAGCGAAGGGACGTATTAATTAACGTGGTACCACCCTACTTTTAGGAATAAATCCTACTTCAAAAAATAACGGCTCAACACCGGCTGCGCCATTATCCTGCGCAGCGTGACTCCGGGATGTAATTCGTCTACTTACCTCTACTAGTTTCCACCAACCACTAGCTCTCTAGGAATAAGAATAAGCAACTACTTCGTCCGTTCATAGTCATTTTCGTTATGAAAAGTATACATACATTTATAACATACCGTTAAAAATGCTGTCAACTTATTTTTTTTCTTTAGTCGTACCACGTAGTTTTTCACTATGTGGTAAGATAACTGTTTTTTCATCTACTTCTTCACTCGTCATCAACTTTGTTAGTAGACGCATAGCCACGGCGCCGATATCGTATAAAGGTTGTACGATTGTCGAAAGTTGCGGGCGTGACATTAATGTTAATTTCGTATTGTTGCTTGTCATTACTTCTAAGTCTTCTGGGACTTTGATTCCAGCATCAAGCGCGGCATTCAAAATACCAATAGCTAGTTCATCATCTGCAACTACCACTGCATTTGGTTTTTTAGACAAGGCACTTAATTCTGCCCAAACTTTTACACCTGCATTGTAGTTATATTTCGCTTCAATAATGTAGTCTTCTTGATAAGAAATTCCAGCTTCTTCTAATGCTTCTTTGTAACCAGCTAATTTCATTTCGCGATTGACCGGCTCGTTTAGAGAACCACTTACAAAAGCGATTTGCTTATGACCATTATCTACAAAACGTTTCACCGCTTCTTTTGTTGCTTGTTTGTAATCGATGTTTACAGAAGCAAATTTATTTTCCATATCAACGGCTCCTGCTAAAACTACTGGCGCTGGAGAACGGTCAAATTCTTCTTGTAATTGTTCTGAAATACGTTCGCCCATGTAAATAATTCCGTCCACTTGTTTACCAAGAAGCGTGTTAAGTACTTGAAGTTCTTTATCCTCATTTTCGTCCGAATTGCTGAGGATAATGTTGTATTTATACATTGTCGCAATATCTTCAATCCCACGAGCAAGCTCTGCATAAAACACGTTAGAAATATCTGGAATAATAACACCAACTGTAGTTGTACGTTTGCTCGCTAGGCCTCTAGCTACAGCATTAGGACGATACCCTAATTGATTAATAACATCTAGTACTTTTTTTCTTGTTACTGGTTTAACATTCGGATTGCCGTTCACTACCCGAGATACCGTTGCCATAGAAACATTCGCTTCTCTTGCAACATCATAAATTGTTACATTCATCTCTATTCACTCTCCATATTCATTATTTTAATGGCTCTACCTACCATTGTAAACGTAAACAAACTAGCCTTCCTTTAATAATACGATAACTTTTTTCGATATGCAATTGTTTTTACTCTTTATTTTCATTTATTTTCATATCAAAACGGCATTATTACACAAAATTAAATGCCGATAGAATATGAGTTGTTAATAGCAAAACAAAAAACCTTGGAATCCCAAGGTTTTTTGATGTTACTTTATTTTATGTGGTACTAAATTACTTGCTAAAATTGCATTCCAGAATTCTTCAAATTCAGGAATATCCATTTGTTGTGCAGAATCCGATAATGCAACTGCAGGATCTGGATGAACTTCAGCCATCACGCCATCTGCCTCGATAGCTAGAGCAGCTTTTGCGCATGGAAGTAATAAATCTTTTCGACCAGTAGAATGCGTCACATCAACCATAACTGGTAAATGAGTTTCTTTTTTCAAAATTGGAACGGCAGAAATATCAAGTGTATTTCTTGTCGCTTTTTCATATGTGCGGATACCTCGTTCGCATAAGATGATTTTGCCATTTCCTTGTGACATGATATATTCAGCAGCACCAATGAATTCTTCGATTGTAGCAGATAAACCACGTTTTAGTAAAATGGGTTTGTCCACACGGCCAGCCGCTTTTAGTAATTCGAAGTTTTGCATGTTTCTTGCACCAATTTGAATAACATCTACATAATCAAGTGCAACTTCAATATCAGCCGGCGTAACGATTTCACTAATAACACCTAAACCGTATTCATCAGATACACGTTTTAAAATTTTCAGTCCTTCTAAACCTAATCCTTGGAAGTCATATGGGCTAGTACGAGGTTTAAATGCGCCGCCACGAATAAGTTTTAAGCCTTTCGCTTTAATGGATTCAGCGACCGCAGCAACCTGTTCATAAGATTCCACTGAACATGGACCGAAAACAAATACTGGTTCGCCATTCCCGATTGGCAATCCTTTTACTGTAACTATCGTATCTTCTTTTTTGTTTTTTCTAGAAACGAGTAATGCTTTAGAGTGATCTTCTTCTTGAAGCTCTAATCCCGCTTTAAAAATTTCTTTAAATAATTTTTGAACCGTACTATCTTCAAAAGGTCCTTCATTTGCTGCAAGAATCGTGTTAAGCATTTCTCTTTCACGTAATGGATCAAAACGAAGAGAACCTTGAGTTCCTTTAATTTTGCCAATTTCTTGTACCAAATTAGCGCGTTTGCTAATTAATTCTAGCAAATCAATATTTAATTGATCCACCTGTGTTCTAAGTTCCTCTAAATTTGTATTAACCATTTAACTTCCACCCTTCTAAAAATCTGCTCCAAGATTATTTCTCATTATAGAGGAAAACAGATAATTTGTCACGAATCCACTTTTATACTTAATCGCTTTTAAGCATTAAAGTGAATAATGTAAAACTAATGTTAACATGTTTTAAATCAAATTACAAGCAGATAATGTATTTTTTCCTAATAAAAAAACAGCCCCGTAAGGCTGTTTTTTGAACTAAGTTTATTTTACTTCTTTTTTTACGTCAGAAGCAATTTTTTTCGCTTCGTCTTTGCCTTCATCTACTGCTTTTTTTGCTTCTTTTTTCGCTTTGTCAGCTGCTTTTTCTACATCGTCCGCAGCGTCTTTTGCTTCATTTTTCACAGCGTCTGCCGCTTGTTTCGCAGCTTCTTGGTTTTCTTCTTTGTTTTGTGAAACAACTTCTTTCACGGCTTTGCTTTGTTTAGAAACAGTATCTGCTAATTTACCGGATTTGTCTTTCACTACATCTACAAATCCACCAGCAGAATCAACTAATTTATCTTTTGTTCCTTTGGCTACACCACTGATTTCGATACCTTTTTCATAAGCAACATCTTTCCATTGGTTGCCTTTTTCTTTAATTGTATCAACTTGTGTATTTAAGTCCTCGCGTAGTTCTTTACCTGATTTAGGTGCAAATAGAAGTGCTGCGGCTGAACCAACGATTGCACCAATTAAACCACCGATTAGAAAATCTTTTGTATTAATACCATCTTTTTCTGCCATGTTAAATCCCTCCAAATTATATTAGAAATTAGATTGTTCTGCTGCTTCTTTTGCTGCTTCTTTCGCTGCTTTATTTGCTTTCATCTTTTCTCTAAAAGAAAGAATTGAATTGCTAATTGAGACAGCTTGAGAAATCTTCGCTTCGTTTTGCTCTACTTTGTTTGTTGCGAGTGTTGCTAGTTCGCGAACAGATTGACTTAATCCTAGTAAAGAAGTCCCAATGTCACCAACTGCATCAAAAACTGGATCCACTTTCGCAACTTTGCCATTTACATCTTCTAGAAGTGTATTGGTCTTATCAAGCAATTTTTGTGATTGTCCTGTAATCCCTTGTACTTCTACTGTTATTTTTTCTAACGATTTAGCTACCTCATCCATTGTTTGGGAAGTTGATTTTAACGTTTTTCCCAAGTAGATGGCAATAACTAAAAGCGCAATTGCGGCAATAAGCGCTGCAATATACAAGATTACTATCATCTATCCACACCTCCATATTCCTTTTTCTATACCCTGAGTATTCCCCTCTAAAACTTTCTTCTCTAATGATCTATGTACAAAATACAAAAAAGAAAAGGTATTAGCTTCATTTTAGCAAGTAACTGCCGAAAAATAAACTAATAAGAAAGAAACCGGTTAATTTGTTGTAGAAGGTTGCTTTTAGCGTAATTTGGAGTAAAATAGATACAGGCTGCTTTTTGCCTATTTTTAGTTAAAATTTAGGGAGGTTACAAGATGAGAGACGCAAGAATCGAAAAATTAGCACATAATTTGATTAACTATTCCGTCAAACTTGGCGCTGGAGAAAAAGTATTAATTGAAAACTTCGGTGTTCAAAAAGAATTAGTGATGGCTTTAGTAGAAGAAGCATACAAAGCTGGCGGTTTCCCGTTCGTTTCCTTAAAAGAACCACAAATTGACCGCGCGATGATGCTCGGAGCTGATAGTTCCCAATATGCAAAAATTGCTGAATTCGAAGGCAACGTGATGAAAGAAATGGATGCTTACATAGGTTTACGTGCTGGCGATAACATCAATGAAACATCCGATGTCCCAGCAGATAAATTGAAAATCCACGGAGAAACAGTTGGCAAAATGCATTCTGATATTCGTGTGAAACAAACAAAATGGGTTGTACTTCGCTATCCAAGTTCCTCCATGGCGCAACTTGCCAAAATGAGCACTGCTGGTTTTGAAGATTTCTACTTTGACGTGTGTAACTTAGATTACGGAAAAATGAGTGACGCAATGGATGGATTAGTAGAACTAATGAATAAAACAGATAAAGTACACTTAGTTGGACCAGGAACAGATTTAACATTTAGTATTAAAGATATTCCGGCAATTAAATGTGCTGGCGAAATGAATATCCCCGACGGTGAAGTATTTACTGCACCAGTTCGTGATTCTATCAATGGAACACTTACTTATAACACACCATCTCCTTACCAAGGCTTTACGTTCGAAAATGTATCTTTCACGTTTAAGGATGGAAAAATCATCGAAGCGACTGCGAATGATACAGCTCGTATTAACAAAGTCTTAGATACAGATGAAGGCGCGCGCTTCGTTGGCGAATTCGCTATTGGGGTTAACCCATTCATTCACGAACCAATGCAAGATATTCTTTTTGATGAAAAAATCGAAGGAAGTTTCCACTTTACGCCTGGTCAATGTTACGACGAAGCTTTTAATGGCAACCAATCTGCTATTCACTGGGATTTAGTTAACATTCAACGTGCCGATTACGGCGGCGGCGAAATTTACTTTGATGATGTTCTCATTCGTAAAGATGGTATTTTCGTCCTTCCAGAATTAGAAGCACTTAATCCAGAAAACTTAGTATAAAAAAAAGACGCTTAGGATTAATTCCTAAGCGTTTTTTAGTTTAAACAATTGTTTTTTCACCGGGTTGCCAGTTGATTGGGCACAGTCCACCTGTTTGAAGAGCTTGTAAAACTCTTAAAACTTCATCCACTTCCCGCCCGATATTATTATGGTGCACCACTTCGTACTGGATTTCACCTTTTGGATTGATAATGAAAAGACCGCGCAATGCTACGCCCTCTTCCTCAATTAATACACCGTAATCACTAGCTACTTGATGATTCGTATCCGCAGCGAGTGGGTAGTTTAATCTACCAATACCACCTTCTTTAATCGGTGTATTCGTCCATGCAAGATGCGAGTGAATTGTATCTGTAGAAGCGCCAATTATGCGGGCATTTAATGCATCAAATTCATCTGACCGAGCGGAAATAGCAACAATTTCTGTCGGACAAACAAATGTAAAGTCCATTGGATAGAAAAAGAGAATCGTCCATTTATCGTCTTCTATATTTTTTTCTAGACTTACTTTCCCAAAAGTCTGATTTGGCATAACAGCTTCCATTTCAAATCTTGGAGCTTGTGTGCCTACTAAACGTTCTGCCACTTTTATCCCTCCATTAATTATGTAGTTGTATTTTGTATCACATGATATATTTTAATACACCTAAGAAATACTGTAAAGCTTTATTTATACTAATTACAAACAAGAAAAAAGCACGCCAACGAATCGGCATGCTTTATTTAGTTATTAATTAATCGCGCTTTTTTTCAAATCAGCTTCTGTCAAAACTTCATGATCAAGTACTTTTTCATAAGCGGCTTGGAATTTTTGAACGTCCCCTGCTCCCATGAATAAAATAACAGCTTCTGGGTATTTCAAAAGTTCTTCTGTATGCTCTTCTTTGATAATGTGGTTTCCTTTTGTTTTGTGCGCTAAATCAGCAATCGTTAAATTCCCTGTTTTTTCACGCGCGGAACCAAAGATATCACAAAGATACACTTCATCCGCTAAATTCAAGCTGTCCGCAAAACCTTGTAAGAATGTGCGAGTTCGCGTGAATGTATGCGGCTGAAAAACAGCAACTACTTTTTTGTCAGGATATTTTTGTCTAGCAGCATTTACTGTAGCACGGATTTCTGATGGATGGTGCGCGTAATCATCTACTAATACTTGATTAGCTTTTTCTGTAATACTAAATCTTCTTTTGACACCTTCGAAAGTTTTTAATTCCTTTTTCACGTCTTCCACTGGTAGACCTTCATAATCACAAAGTGCAATAACACTTAAGGCATTTAATACATTATGGTCTCCGTAAGCTGGAATTTCAAACGAACCTAAGAACTCGCCGCGATGATACACGTCGAATTTTGTTCCAGTTGTTTCTTTGATTACATTTTTAGCTTGGAATTCGTTTTCCTCGCCAAAACCAAAGTAAATAATCGGTATATCTAAAGTAAGCTTACGTAATTCAGCATCGTCCCCTAAGGCAAATACAGCTTTTTTCACTTGTTTACCCAGTGTTTCGAATGCGTTAAATACATCATCCACGCTCTTGAAATAGTCTGGATGATCCCAATCAATATTCGTCATAATTGCATACGTAGGTTTATAAGCAAGGAAATGACGTTGATATTCACACGCTTCAAGTGCAAAATATTCCGCTCCTTTTGTCCCGCTTCCAGTACCATCACCGATTAAATAAGAAGTTGGACGAATCGCACCAACAACATGCGAAAGTAAACCAGTTGTCGACGTTTTACCATGAGAACCAGTTATCGCAATACTTGTATAGCCATCAATTAATTGACCTAAAAATTTATGATATCGAATCACCGGAAGCCCAAGCTCCAGTGCACGCTCAATTTCTTCATGTGTATCTGGGAATGCATTCCCAGCAATAATTGTTAGGCCTTCTTGAATATTATCAGCCGAAAAAGTCATAATCGGAATTTGCTTTTCTTCTAATGCTTTTTGTGTAAAGAAATATTTATCCACATCGCTGCCTTGCACTTGGAAACCTTTATCATGCAGGATTTGAGCAAGTGCACTCATCCCTGACCCTTTTATTCCAACAAAATGATAGATAGTCATTATTTGAACCCCCATTAATTTATCTTGAAGAGGGTGCCTAAAAAAAACATGTTAACTGTTAAGCACCAAGTCTTAACTTTGAAAACAGTATAAAGTCTCCGTTTTCTAGACATCATCTTACGTTCTAATTGTGTTTTATGTTTGAATTCTAGTTGAGTCAATAATTCACCAGCTTATTATATCACTTTCCATGTAAATAGAAAAATCTTTCAGCGAATATAAGCGAAATTACTCATGAAAATAGCCATTATTTGTAAAACTAATTAAGTAATATGTTAGTTTAGTACTACAAAATTAAGATTCTTTGTTTCGCAACTTAGCTAATTGGTCCTTTGTAATAATAACATCTCGCGGTTTGGAACCATTTATCCCAGAAACAATTTGATGATTTTCAAGGGATTCCATTAATCTCGCCGCTCGGTTATAACCAATTCTAAAATGTCTTTGCAACAAGGATGTTGAGGCAGCATTTTGGCTTAAAACAAAGTCACACGCTTCTTCAAATAATTCATCGGTATTTTCTTTTGCCGTTTCTTTTACAAGTAATTCTTGTTCTTCAAAGATATAATCGGCCTCGCCTTGACTCCGAACATGAGCAACAACTGCATCAATCTCTTCATCACTAACGAAGGTTCCTTGTAAACGCACTGGCTTACTTGCACCACTTGGTAAGAAGAGCATGTCCCCTTTTCCGAGTAATTTTTCTGCTCCGCTTGCATCTAAAATCGTTCTAGAGTCGATTTGAGAAGATACAGAGAACGAAACACGTGTAGGGATATTCGCCTTAATGAGACCTGTAATAACGTCTACAGATGGGCGCTGTGTCGCTACAATCATATGAATGCCACAAGCTCTTGCTTTTTGTGCGATGCGGCTAATGGATTCTTCTACATCATTTGGCGCAACCATCATCAAATCAGCTAATTCATCAATCACAATTAAAATATAAGGTAATTTCTCCCCTGTATGATCTGGGTGACTAGCGTATTCATTATATTTCTCCATATTCCTAACGCCTGTATGGCTAAATAATTGATAGCGACGTTCCATTTCTTCTACCGCCCATTTTAAAGCGACAGTAGCTGCTTTGGCATCCGTAATAACTGGACTCACAAGATGTGGTATCCGGTTGTACGGAGCTAATTCGACCATCTTAGGGTCAATCAAAAGTAGTTTCAATTGGTCTGGCGTTGCTTTGTAAAGTAAACTTACTAGCAATGAATTGATACAAACACTTTTCCCTGACCCTGTAGCTCCAGCGATTAAACCGTGGGGCATTTTTTGTAAATCAGTAATAATTGGCGTTCCCGAGATATCTAGCCCGAGTGCCGCTGTGAGCGGTGATGTAGATGACTGAAAAGCTTCCGTATTCATCAATTCAGAAAGCATTACGGGACGACTTGTCTGATTCGGAATTTCTATCCCTACTGTACTCTTACCAGGTATCGGCGCCTCAATCCGTATATCTTTCGCTGCTAAATTTAATTTAATATCATCCGTTAAATTAGTGATTTTGCTAACTTTAACGCCTTTTTCAGGTTGCACTTCAAATCTAGTTACTGCTGGACCTTGTGTACGGTTAACTACACTAGCTTGTACGTTGAAATTTTCCAAGGTTTCATCTAGCATCTCTTGCTGCATTTGTAGCCATGAGTCGTCTTCTCGTTTGGAGACTGGCGGATGGAGCAAACTAAACGACGGAAATTCATAGTTCGTTGGGTAAGAGACTGTCGCTACTTGCGCTTCTCGAACAGTATTCGTTTGTTCTGCTTCTACCTCAACTGGTTGTTGCCCATTTATTTCCTGTGCTTCTTCTTTTCGAAGTGCTTGTTTGTCTTTCTTTACCATCATGACATTAAATGGAATTCTGCTTTTTAGCAATTGTTCTTGTCTATTTGATTCTACTTGTTTGCTTCTAGTAGTTGTTTTCGTTTGCGCCGGCTCTTCCGTTATAAGGGAAACGCGTGCTGGTTCTTGCTGTTCTACTGGTTCTGGGGTTACTTTCACTTCTGGTGGCTCCGTAATGACTTCTTCCGTCACTGGCACTGACACAATCTCTTCTTCTATTTGACGATTTAGCTCTGTGTCAAAAGCAATTGTTTCCGCTTCTGCTGAATCTAATAAATCTACTGGAGTAATAGTTAAATCTTCTTGTATTGTACTAAGTTCTTCTGCTTCTGTTACAGCAAACTCAAATTTACTTGGTCGTTTATTAAAGGCATAAACAGGCGAAGGTACATCCGTCGCTGTAAAAGGTCGTTTTCTTGTTTCCTCTTTTACTGGTTGCGTTTCTGCCGCTTGTCTTTTTGTTATTGGTTGTTTTTTTGGTTGAATTGGTTGGCTTTTTTGTTTATCTGGAATTAACGGAAAACGAAATTCGCCTTTTGGATACTGGTATACCATTTGCGTTTTCATTTGTCGTTTCACTGGTTGCATATGTTTTTGTTTTGGAACTGTTTTGTAAGCAACTGGTCGTTCGTTCCTTATAGTACGTTCTTTCGTTTTAATTGCTGTTACATTTGATTTTGGCACTACTTCTGGTGCTCGTTGTTTTGCTTTCTTTTCTACTTTTCGTGAAGACGTATCTTCGTATGTATCTATTTCTTCATCCATATCGCCAAAGAAAAAATCTTTAAACCATCCCATTCATTATCACCCTAAATTTAATTTTCTTGTTTGATTTTAACAGACAAAAACAAAATAATCTATGACAAAATTGTGAATTCGCCTTTTTTCGAGCCATATTCGTTATAATACCTTGGTAATAGAGGGTTCAAACGTGGTATAAGTTTTTGTTATAAAGGTAAAATTGATTCATTTTTGTGCGATTTATGCATATTTTGTATACAATTAACATTTTATCGTTCTACATTTAAGGCGTTTTCACAATATCTAATAAATAGCAACTAAAAAAGCGCCCGATATAGCATCAGACGCTCAAAATTAAACATTTATTTAGAAATTAACAGGAAAAGCTTCTCCAACCACAGCCGATTCCTCCAGAACCATAATCCCCTTTTCCGTAGGCGCATCAGGAATCGCAAGTTCACGCGCAGCACATACCATGCCGAAAGAATCTTCTCCTCGCAAATTAGATGGTTTGATAATTAAACCACTTGGCATAACCGCACCGATTTTTGCAACAACTACTTTTTGACCAGCGTCAATGTTCGGGGCACCGCATACAATTTGCAATACTTCATCCCCTACATTGATTTTACATACATTTAATTTATCTGCATTAGGATGTTTTTCTTTCGATTCCACATAACCGACGACGAATTTAGGAGATAAATCAGCCACGATTTCCGGTTCGAATCCAGCTTTTTCAATTACTTGATTCATTTGCGCTACTAATTCCTCCGTCAAATCCACCTTACCATTTGCAGTAATATTAAAATAGTTGGAGCTATTAAAGATGTTATATCCCGCCAACTCTTTTGTTTCACGATCAAAAATTCGCGCTACATCACCGCGGCGTTCCCATTCACGATTTTCAAACGTTACTTCGCCTGTTTCAATTAGTAGAGTGTCCCCTACCCCTTCTTTGTTATAAAATGCGTTTACTATCACGTTTTCTACTCCTTTAATCTGTTTTTTGCCATTATAAATATCGGTTCAAGTTTACCATTATTATAGACAAATGGCAAAGAGGTAATTGGTACAAGCCCATCCGCAAAAAAGTCCATCGTCATATGAGCCAGAACATCGTAACCTGTATTATCTTGGATATCCCCGATAATTAAAACGTCTTGATGCGGTACGGCAAGCACCATTTCCCCCGTTAACTTCTCGCGCATTTCGCGAAGGAACGCTTCATTCAACAATCTACTAGCATCGTAACCATCATTTGTGCGAACGAAATAAAAGTCATTACCATTAACAGAATCTTTTTTTAGCGGGATTTCTAGATTCGCTAAATTATTAAAAGCAACTTCTCTTATTTC from Listeria monocytogenes ATCC 19117 encodes the following:
- a CDS encoding YtxH domain-containing protein, yielding MAEKDGINTKDFLIGGLIGAIVGSAAALLFAPKSGKELREDLNTQVDTIKEKGNQWKDVAYEKGIEISGVAKGTKDKLVDSAGGFVDVVKDKSGKLADTVSKQSKAVKEVVSQNKEENQEAAKQAADAVKNEAKDAADDVEKAADKAKKEAKKAVDEGKDEAKKIASDVKKEVK
- a CDS encoding peroxiredoxin; translated protein: MAERLVGTQAPRFEMEAVMPNQTFGKVSLEKNIEDDKWTILFFYPMDFTFVCPTEIVAISARSDEFDALNARIIGASTDTIHSHLAWTNTPIKEGGIGRLNYPLAADTNHQVASDYGVLIEEEGVALRGLFIINPKGEIQYEVVHHNNIGREVDEVLRVLQALQTGGLCPINWQPGEKTIV
- the rpsD gene encoding 30S ribosomal protein S4; this encodes MARYTGPSWKVSRRLGISLSGTGKELERRPYAPGQHGPTQRKKISEYGLQQAEKQKLRHMYGLTERQFKNTFNKAGKLQGKHGENFMILLEQRLDNIVYRLGLARTRRAARQLVNHGHITVDGKRVDIPSYQVSVGQVISVREKSAKNSAIAESLEVSSFVPEYVTFDAEKLTGSLNRLPERSELAAEINEAFIVEFYSR
- a CDS encoding M29 family aminopeptidase T, producing MRDARIEKLAHNLINYSVKLGAGEKVLIENFGVQKELVMALVEEAYKAGGFPFVSLKEPQIDRAMMLGADSSQYAKIAEFEGNVMKEMDAYIGLRAGDNINETSDVPADKLKIHGETVGKMHSDIRVKQTKWVVLRYPSSSMAQLAKMSTAGFEDFYFDVCNLDYGKMSDAMDGLVELMNKTDKVHLVGPGTDLTFSIKDIPAIKCAGEMNIPDGEVFTAPVRDSINGTLTYNTPSPYQGFTFENVSFTFKDGKIIEATANDTARINKVLDTDEGARFVGEFAIGVNPFIHEPMQDILFDEKIEGSFHFTPGQCYDEAFNGNQSAIHWDLVNIQRADYGGGEIYFDDVLIRKDGIFVLPELEALNPENLV
- the tyrS gene encoding tyrosine--tRNA ligase: MNIIDELEWRGAIYQQTDEEGLRKWVEEKQISLYCGIDPSGDSMHIGHLIPFMILRRFQNAGHRPIILVGGATGTIGDPSGKKEERKLQSMEQISKNVESLRVQLGKIFDFEGNSAASMVNNYDWTKDVSILDFLRDYGKEFNVNTMLSKDIVASRLEVGISFTEFAYQILQAMDFNHLYEFNDCRLQIGGSDQWGNITAGLDLIRKKQGENAKAFGLTIPLLTKADGTKFGKSEGGAIWLNPEKTTPYEFYQFWINTDDRDVVKYLKYFTFLTEAEIDELAKQVETEPHLRAAQKTLAAEMTKFVHSEEALEQALKISKALFSGDVKALTADEIEQGFKDVPTFVAEDTEANLVDWLVTLGIEPSKRQAREDVANGAIYINGERQQDLEKIMDASDRIENKFTIVRRGKKKYFLVSYK
- a CDS encoding bifunctional 3-deoxy-7-phosphoheptulonate synthase/chorismate mutase — translated: MVNTNLEELRTQVDQLNIDLLELISKRANLVQEIGKIKGTQGSLRFDPLREREMLNTILAANEGPFEDSTVQKLFKEIFKAGLELQEEDHSKALLVSRKNKKEDTIVTVKGLPIGNGEPVFVFGPCSVESYEQVAAVAESIKAKGLKLIRGGAFKPRTSPYDFQGLGLEGLKILKRVSDEYGLGVISEIVTPADIEVALDYVDVIQIGARNMQNFELLKAAGRVDKPILLKRGLSATIEEFIGAAEYIMSQGNGKIILCERGIRTYEKATRNTLDISAVPILKKETHLPVMVDVTHSTGRKDLLLPCAKAALAIEADGVMAEVHPDPAVALSDSAQQMDIPEFEEFWNAILASNLVPHKIK
- a CDS encoding DUF948 domain-containing protein, with amino-acid sequence MIVILYIAALIAAIALLVIAIYLGKTLKSTSQTMDEVAKSLEKITVEVQGITGQSQKLLDKTNTLLEDVNGKVAKVDPVFDAVGDIGTSLLGLSQSVRELATLATNKVEQNEAKISQAVSISNSILSFREKMKANKAAKEAAKEAAEQSNF
- the ccpA gene encoding catabolite control protein A — its product is MNVTIYDVAREANVSMATVSRVVNGNPNVKPVTRKKVLDVINQLGYRPNAVARGLASKRTTTVGVIIPDISNVFYAELARGIEDIATMYKYNIILSNSDENEDKELQVLNTLLGKQVDGIIYMGERISEQLQEEFDRSPAPVVLAGAVDMENKFASVNIDYKQATKEAVKRFVDNGHKQIAFVSGSLNEPVNREMKLAGYKEALEEAGISYQEDYIIEAKYNYNAGVKVWAELSALSKKPNAVVVADDELAIGILNAALDAGIKVPEDLEVMTSNNTKLTLMSRPQLSTIVQPLYDIGAVAMRLLTKLMTSEEVDEKTVILPHSEKLRGTTKEKK